In Levilactobacillus brevis, a single genomic region encodes these proteins:
- a CDS encoding BspA family leucine-rich repeat surface protein, with protein MKKVRVLLAIVLGLSVFQPVVTVRTPDLAPTAQAAVVRAVPTSGRYGDVDWNLTADGTLHLGAGRLGEPESLVANAGQLSTQIVLAQGGIHSLTTTQAAADQVTRVVLDGTVTAPKNATGLFRQLRNVTDYQNLARLETAQTTTMSGMFMVNGFDAQITTLDVSHFDTAQVADMNFMFYGLPALQQLDLWQFDTSRVTTMMSMFNGTTALRAVDFANGTFERLRSGMYAFSGSGVTRVALPKFTPGTDFYGSALFYGAKHLAQLTLGPQSRFRGATNLNTPVAGDQYTGDWQAVDTGTVQNPLGERFASGADLISLYDGSDRPSSVETYVWEPVDRVIEPQIVPPVEAAAPVTVQYRDEQAQSLAADRLLTGRLGESYTAEPLDFDGYHLTKTVGAVTGTFSPTAQTVTFHYAPDVVTGGDGDHVAPINAVVYATKKVGLYRTKNFSDQSRRFYYAKRTRTQRPMFVVTGYATSKNGHRRYRVRDVNHQSKTAGKTGYVTAKSAYVTNVYYAKRPVKVKVISRQGANGYRRVALTGKVHHYRKGQVLKVKKLVTYRKTTRLVLTNGQYVTANKKLVIAE; from the coding sequence ATGAAGAAGGTCCGGGTTTTATTAGCGATTGTTTTAGGCTTGAGCGTGTTTCAACCAGTGGTTACGGTGAGGACTCCCGATCTGGCGCCGACCGCACAGGCCGCCGTTGTCCGGGCCGTACCCACCAGTGGGCGTTATGGTGATGTCGACTGGAACTTAACCGCAGATGGCACGCTTCACTTAGGTGCCGGCAGATTAGGAGAACCAGAAAGTTTAGTGGCCAATGCTGGACAACTTTCCACGCAAATTGTGTTGGCGCAAGGTGGTATTCACAGCCTGACCACCACGCAGGCTGCGGCTGATCAGGTCACGCGCGTCGTGTTGGATGGCACCGTGACGGCCCCTAAGAACGCAACAGGGCTGTTTCGGCAACTACGCAACGTTACTGATTATCAGAATTTAGCGCGACTCGAGACGGCGCAGACGACCACGATGAGCGGCATGTTTATGGTCAATGGGTTTGATGCTCAGATTACGACGCTAGACGTCAGCCACTTCGATACCGCTCAAGTGGCCGACATGAACTTTATGTTTTATGGCTTGCCAGCGTTACAGCAGTTGGATTTGTGGCAGTTCGACACGTCGCGGGTGACCACCATGATGTCGATGTTTAACGGGACGACGGCGTTACGGGCGGTCGACTTCGCTAACGGGACGTTCGAGCGGTTGCGGAGTGGTATGTATGCCTTCTCTGGCTCCGGGGTCACGCGCGTGGCACTGCCTAAGTTTACACCGGGGACCGATTTTTACGGGAGCGCCTTGTTTTATGGGGCAAAGCACCTCGCACAGCTAACGCTAGGCCCACAGTCCCGCTTCAGGGGTGCCACTAATTTAAATACGCCGGTTGCCGGTGATCAGTATACTGGGGACTGGCAGGCGGTGGACACCGGGACGGTCCAGAATCCGCTGGGTGAACGGTTTGCAAGTGGGGCTGACCTTATCAGTCTCTACGATGGTTCTGACCGGCCCAGTTCGGTTGAAACCTACGTCTGGGAACCGGTCGACCGCGTCATTGAGCCGCAGATTGTTCCGCCAGTCGAGGCCGCGGCGCCCGTCACGGTCCAATATCGAGACGAACAAGCCCAGTCATTAGCTGCTGATCGGCTTCTGACGGGCCGGCTCGGGGAATCGTACACCGCCGAACCGCTGGATTTTGACGGCTATCACCTCACCAAGACGGTGGGGGCCGTGACCGGAACCTTTTCACCGACGGCTCAGACCGTGACCTTTCATTATGCGCCGGACGTGGTGACCGGTGGGGATGGCGATCACGTCGCGCCAATCAATGCCGTGGTCTATGCCACGAAGAAGGTCGGTCTGTATCGCACCAAGAACTTCTCCGATCAGTCGCGCCGGTTTTACTATGCGAAACGAACGCGGACCCAACGACCGATGTTCGTGGTGACCGGCTACGCGACCTCGAAGAATGGCCATCGGCGGTATCGGGTCAGAGATGTCAACCACCAGAGTAAAACGGCCGGTAAGACGGGCTACGTGACGGCCAAATCGGCGTACGTGACGAACGTTTACTACGCCAAACGACCGGTCAAGGTTAAGGTGATTAGCCGCCAAGGGGCCAACGGGTATCGGCGGGTGGCCTTGACGGGCAAGGTCCATCATTACCGAAAGGGCCAGGTCCTGAAGGTTAAGAAGCTGGTGACCTATCGTAAGACGACCCGATTAGTCTTGACGAACGGCCAGTATGTCACGGCCAACAAAAAATTAGTAATCGCAGAATAG
- a CDS encoding uracil-DNA glycosylase, which translates to MKPFIHNDWWPVLAPEFEQPYYQQLRQFLVSEYQHYQIFPDMYHIFTAFEWTPFSQVKVVILGQDPYHNPGQAHGCSFSVLPGTPLPPSLQNIYKELQDDLGIKPVSHGYLEKWAKQGVLLLNSVLTVRYGKAFSHQGHGWERLTDAAISKLSERPEPVVFILWGGAARSKIKLIDTKTNIVLQAPHPSPLSAYRGFFGSKPFSKTNIALTSLGETPIDWQLPEHVTVDDGPNTTTNQ; encoded by the coding sequence ATGAAACCGTTTATTCATAATGATTGGTGGCCAGTGTTGGCGCCCGAATTTGAGCAACCGTATTATCAACAATTACGGCAGTTCTTAGTTTCGGAGTATCAACACTATCAGATTTTTCCGGATATGTACCATATTTTTACGGCGTTCGAATGGACCCCGTTTAGCCAGGTCAAAGTGGTCATCTTGGGGCAAGACCCATACCACAATCCCGGTCAGGCACACGGCTGTAGTTTCTCGGTCTTACCGGGGACGCCGCTACCGCCGTCATTACAGAATATCTATAAGGAGTTGCAAGACGACCTGGGCATTAAGCCGGTGAGTCACGGTTATCTGGAGAAGTGGGCCAAACAAGGCGTGCTGCTCTTGAACTCCGTGCTGACGGTGCGCTACGGCAAAGCCTTCTCCCATCAGGGACACGGCTGGGAACGGTTGACCGATGCGGCGATTTCTAAATTGTCCGAACGGCCCGAACCCGTCGTCTTCATCCTCTGGGGTGGGGCTGCGCGCTCGAAGATTAAGTTGATCGATACCAAGACCAATATTGTCTTACAGGCGCCGCATCCCAGTCCACTGTCGGCTTACCGGGGTTTCTTCGGCTCCAAACCGTTTTCTAAGACCAACATCGCATTGACATCATTGGGTGAGACACCCATCGATTGGCAGTTGCCGGAACACGTGACTGTTGACGATGGGCCCAACACCACAACCAACCAATAA
- the pta gene encoding phosphate acetyltransferase, whose translation MELFDSLKQKINGQHKTIVFPEGADVRVLGAASRLAADGLIHAVVLGTQSEIQKTAINNAIDLEPLTILDPATIPADQHQAMLDALVERRKGKNTPEQAAKMLEDPNYIGTMMVYMGQADGMVSGAIHATGDTVRPALQIIKTKPGVRRISGAFIMQKGEERYVFADCAINIELDAAGMAEVAVESAHTAKVFDIDPKVALLSFSTKGSAKGDMVTKVQEATKIAHETAPDLAVDGELQFDAAFVASVAAQKAPDSKVAGQANVFVFPELQSGNIGYKIAQRFGGFEAIGPILQGLNKPVSDLSRGCNEEDVYKVAIITAAQAVE comes from the coding sequence ATGGAACTTTTTGATAGTCTTAAACAAAAGATCAACGGACAACATAAAACCATTGTATTTCCGGAAGGCGCCGACGTGCGGGTTCTTGGAGCTGCCAGCCGGTTAGCTGCCGATGGGCTGATTCACGCCGTGGTTCTGGGAACTCAGAGCGAAATTCAAAAGACGGCGATCAACAACGCCATCGACTTGGAGCCCTTAACCATCCTCGATCCAGCAACGATTCCAGCCGACCAACACCAAGCCATGTTAGATGCCTTGGTAGAACGGCGAAAGGGGAAGAACACCCCGGAACAAGCCGCTAAGATGCTGGAAGATCCCAACTACATCGGTACCATGATGGTGTACATGGGTCAAGCCGATGGAATGGTTTCTGGGGCCATTCACGCGACCGGAGATACCGTTCGACCAGCCTTACAAATCATCAAGACCAAGCCAGGCGTTCGCCGGATCAGTGGGGCCTTCATCATGCAAAAGGGTGAAGAGCGTTACGTCTTTGCGGACTGTGCCATCAACATTGAGTTGGATGCGGCCGGAATGGCGGAAGTTGCCGTTGAAAGTGCCCACACGGCTAAGGTCTTTGACATCGATCCGAAGGTGGCCCTGTTGAGCTTCTCTACTAAGGGTTCTGCCAAGGGCGACATGGTGACGAAGGTGCAAGAAGCCACCAAGATTGCCCACGAAACGGCCCCGGATTTGGCCGTAGATGGCGAATTACAATTCGATGCGGCCTTTGTCGCTAGTGTTGCCGCCCAAAAGGCCCCGGATTCCAAGGTTGCCGGTCAGGCCAACGTCTTCGTCTTCCCAGAATTACAATCCGGGAACATCGGTTACAAGATTGCCCAACGCTTCGGTGGCTTTGAAGCCATTGGACCGATTCTGCAAGGCTTAAACAAGCCCGTTTCCGACCTTTCACGGGGGTGCAACGAGGAAGATGTTTACAAGGTAGCCATTATTACGGCGGCCCAAGCAGTGGAATAA
- the tsaE gene encoding tRNA (adenosine(37)-N6)-threonylcarbamoyltransferase complex ATPase subunit type 1 TsaE: MYEVTVTSPEATMALGQRLAPNLQPRDVILLDGDLGAGKTTFTKGLALGLGITRNVKSPTFTIIREYQGGRLPLYHMDVYRLEEGGGDELGLDEYFNGDGVNVVEWSKFIADELPENYLRIVFKRDDAAGENQRTLRFEPQGAHFEKLVQQLEDSSHE; encoded by the coding sequence ATGTATGAAGTCACGGTCACAAGTCCCGAAGCCACGATGGCACTGGGTCAACGGTTAGCTCCGAATCTTCAGCCGCGAGATGTTATTTTACTCGATGGTGATCTGGGAGCGGGCAAGACCACGTTTACAAAGGGATTGGCGCTCGGACTGGGTATCACTCGCAACGTGAAGAGCCCCACCTTTACCATTATCCGGGAGTATCAGGGTGGTCGGCTTCCCCTCTACCACATGGATGTGTACCGTCTGGAGGAGGGCGGCGGAGATGAGCTGGGCCTCGATGAATATTTCAATGGGGATGGCGTCAACGTCGTCGAATGGTCCAAGTTTATTGCCGACGAGCTACCGGAGAATTATTTGCGGATTGTGTTTAAACGCGACGATGCGGCCGGTGAGAATCAACGAACGTTGCGGTTCGAACCCCAAGGCGCGCATTTTGAAAAATTAGTGCAACAACTGGAGGACAGTTCCCATGAGTGA
- a CDS encoding GNAT family N-acetyltransferase: MSDEVAIRLPNAADAQALLALLERLQQESDTFSLADADDPISAAQEADQLEQIKDSPKHLLLVASLGQQLLGVLSISPTPQGNVGELGIAVEKKYWHLGIGTALVDEALYWADTASQLQAVGLIVQTRNVPAMKLYQKMGFVRTSTPPETVTDDDGEHVKAVEMVYQLN; this comes from the coding sequence ATGAGTGATGAAGTAGCCATTCGCCTGCCGAATGCGGCTGATGCCCAGGCTTTACTGGCATTGTTAGAGCGTTTACAACAAGAGAGTGATACTTTTAGTCTGGCCGATGCCGACGATCCCATTAGCGCGGCTCAAGAAGCCGACCAATTGGAACAGATCAAGGACAGTCCGAAACACCTCCTACTGGTTGCCAGTCTGGGCCAACAGTTATTGGGTGTGCTGTCCATTTCGCCAACGCCTCAAGGTAATGTGGGCGAGCTTGGCATTGCGGTCGAGAAGAAGTACTGGCACTTGGGCATCGGTACGGCGCTGGTCGATGAGGCGCTGTACTGGGCGGACACGGCTAGCCAGCTACAGGCCGTGGGCTTGATTGTCCAGACTCGTAATGTGCCGGCCATGAAGCTCTACCAGAAGATGGGCTTCGTGCGGACGTCCACGCCACCGGAGACAGTGACCGATGATGATGGCGAACACGTCAAGGCCGTTGAAATGGTTTATCAGTTAAATTAG